One part of the Desulfonema ishimotonii genome encodes these proteins:
- a CDS encoding electron transfer flavoprotein subunit beta/FixA family protein — protein sequence MKMLVCVKQVPASESAGPGDTALPDDFRMNRSDEYAVEEALLIREAFRGGTVEVVTVGPERAAEVLKRAVGMGADHATHILTPEAEFPDPFVTAALIAEHARHRDYDLILAGVMSEDMMQGQVGPMVAELLALPCATAVIAAQVAPASGMVYAEREIEGGSREMLEIRLPALLTLQTGINRPRYPALSHLLRAARQGMETVEAGSPGVPLSRQRVIRTDIPAKQRQGRILKGTPEQKADTLLTIFREKGLIP from the coding sequence ATGAAAATGCTCGTCTGTGTCAAACAGGTTCCGGCGTCAGAATCAGCCGGGCCGGGGGATACGGCCCTGCCTGATGATTTCAGGATGAACCGGTCTGATGAATACGCGGTAGAGGAGGCGCTGCTGATTCGTGAGGCATTCAGGGGGGGAACCGTTGAGGTGGTCACCGTGGGGCCGGAGCGGGCGGCAGAGGTGCTGAAGCGGGCCGTGGGTATGGGCGCGGATCACGCCACTCACATCCTCACCCCCGAAGCGGAATTCCCGGACCCGTTTGTCACTGCCGCACTGATCGCGGAACATGCGCGCCACCGTGACTATGACCTGATTCTGGCCGGTGTCATGTCCGAGGATATGATGCAGGGGCAGGTCGGACCGATGGTGGCGGAACTGCTCGCGCTGCCCTGTGCCACTGCCGTGATCGCTGCACAGGTCGCACCGGCATCGGGGATGGTGTACGCCGAACGGGAGATCGAAGGCGGAAGCCGTGAAATGCTGGAAATCCGGCTTCCGGCCCTTCTGACCCTCCAGACCGGTATCAACAGGCCGCGGTATCCCGCGCTCTCACACCTGCTCCGGGCGGCCCGGCAGGGGATGGAAACCGTTGAAGCCGGTTCACCGGGCGTGCCCCTGTCCCGTCAGCGTGTCATCCGCACGGATATTCCGGCAAAACAGCGTCAGGGGCGGATTCTCAAAGGCACACCGGAACAGAAGGCCGACACCCTGCTCACCATTTTCCGGGAAAAAGGGCTTATCCCATAG
- a CDS encoding electron transfer flavoprotein subunit alpha/FixB family protein — translation MERTIYVIAEHACGEISPVTFELLAFAAQIRTFRPLPISVLILGQDVSGMAEEIAASEGADITALEIPELGNYNGEVYRQVLADFFETEAPALICAGHTATGTDFAPGLAIRLGAASITNIRGVAEHETRLCFDRSICNGARTARVLPRTETAVLNVQPGVFRRTGPVSPRPGTVRIRRTEYAARKLRCTGIRPSQADPGALSDADVVVSAGNGVGDAENIGLVYRLAGLFPKSAVGGSRIVCDRGWLAYGQQVGVTGATVAPKLYIACGISGAPQHLSGMSGSAFIVAINTDVRAAMMSVADVCVTEDLATFIPTFIEACNAAASGSKEEDHG, via the coding sequence ATGGAGAGAACGATTTACGTGATTGCCGAACACGCCTGCGGAGAGATCAGCCCTGTCACATTTGAGCTGCTGGCATTTGCGGCGCAGATACGGACATTTCGGCCACTGCCCATATCGGTGCTGATTCTGGGACAGGATGTTTCCGGCATGGCCGAAGAGATCGCCGCATCCGAAGGCGCAGATATCACGGCCCTTGAAATTCCGGAACTCGGAAATTACAACGGCGAAGTCTACAGACAGGTGCTGGCGGATTTTTTTGAAACAGAGGCCCCGGCCCTTATCTGCGCCGGACACACCGCCACGGGGACCGATTTCGCTCCCGGCCTGGCCATCCGGCTGGGGGCGGCCAGTATTACCAATATCCGGGGCGTTGCCGAACATGAGACCCGGCTCTGCTTTGACCGTTCCATCTGCAACGGCGCGCGCACAGCCCGCGTCCTGCCCCGGACCGAAACCGCCGTGCTGAACGTGCAGCCCGGCGTTTTCAGGCGGACCGGGCCGGTTTCACCCCGGCCGGGAACGGTTCGGATACGCCGGACAGAGTATGCCGCCCGGAAATTGCGATGTACCGGCATCAGGCCCTCCCAGGCCGATCCCGGTGCGCTTTCCGACGCCGATGTGGTGGTATCTGCCGGGAACGGTGTCGGAGACGCGGAGAATATCGGCCTGGTGTACCGGCTGGCAGGCCTGTTTCCCAAATCCGCTGTGGGCGGTTCCCGCATTGTCTGTGACCGGGGCTGGCTGGCATACGGGCAGCAGGTGGGCGTCACCGGTGCCACCGTCGCCCCGAAGCTCTATATCGCCTGTGGCATTTCCGGCGCGCCCCAGCACCTTTCCGGCATGAGCGGATCGGCGTTTATCGTGGCGATCAACACCGATGTCCGTGCCGCCATGATGAGCGTGGCGGACGTATGTGTGACGGAAGATCTGGCAACGTTTATCCCGACATTTATCGAGGCCTGCAATGCCGCAGCGTCCGGTAGCAAGGAGGAAGATCATGGTTAA
- a CDS encoding SDR family oxidoreductase, producing the protein MVNFSLEGKTALITGASRGIGAALAKTLAEYGARCILVSRRIESLETVAEEIRENGGTADAIACNMGYTEQIKALFEEVKERFGRLDILVNNAAANPFFGQMIDADEGVWDKTHSVNLKGPFFMIQNAARLMKDSGGGAIVNVASVNGVRPGPFQGIYSITKAGLISMTQAFAKELASSNIRVNALLPGITETKFAKALIENKDFYNMAIQQVPMGRHAGPDEMAGAVLYLVSDAASFTTGTCIVCDGGYLA; encoded by the coding sequence ATGGTTAATTTTTCGCTGGAAGGCAAAACCGCTCTGATCACCGGCGCGAGCCGGGGCATCGGGGCCGCACTGGCAAAGACACTGGCTGAATACGGCGCACGCTGCATCCTGGTCAGCCGCAGGATCGAAAGCCTCGAAACGGTTGCGGAAGAGATTCGTGAAAACGGCGGCACGGCAGATGCCATTGCCTGTAATATGGGCTATACCGAGCAGATTAAGGCGCTTTTTGAAGAGGTGAAAGAGCGGTTCGGACGCCTTGACATCCTGGTAAACAATGCTGCCGCCAATCCTTTTTTCGGCCAGATGATTGATGCCGATGAAGGCGTCTGGGACAAGACTCATTCCGTAAATCTCAAGGGCCCGTTTTTCATGATTCAGAACGCGGCCCGGCTGATGAAGGACTCCGGCGGCGGGGCAATCGTCAATGTCGCCTCCGTAAACGGCGTTCGTCCGGGCCCGTTTCAGGGGATTTATTCCATCACCAAGGCCGGGCTGATTTCCATGACCCAGGCCTTTGCCAAAGAGCTGGCGTCCAGCAATATCCGGGTGAACGCCCTGTTGCCGGGGATTACAGAAACCAAATTCGCAAAGGCCCTCATTGAAAACAAGGATTTTTATAACATGGCGATTCAGCAGGTGCCCATGGGCAGACATGCCGGGCCGGACGAGATGGCTGGCGCGGTACTCTACCTGGTTTCGGATGCGGCCTCATTTACGACCGGAACCTGTATTGTCTGCGACGGGGGGTATCTGGCGTGA